The genomic region ACGACTGGATCGGCGACCTGGCCCCCGGCGAATACCTGAGTGGCCGCGATGTGGTGCTGCAATTCGACGGCACCGCCCTCCTTGCCCTGCGCAAGGCCCTGCCGGAACTTGGTGATTTACAGCCGCTGTTTGAACAGGCCCGACGTGGCGTCGAATTCACCGGTGAGGCGGCGGTTAACGCCGCCAGGCTGATGGAAGCCATCGGCAGCGCCCATGGCCTGCAACGCCTGATCCTGTTCCTGCAACTGCTCGATATCCTCAAACATGCCCCGCCCTCACAGGCCAAGGCCCTGGCCAGCCCATGCTATGCGCCGACCCTGGATGCGCGCAGTGCCGAACGCATCAACCAAGCCTTCGATTATCTGATGCGCGAACTGACGGGGGATGTGCGCCTGTCGGACATTGCCCGGCAACTGGAGATGAGCGAACCGGGCTTCTCACGCTTTTTCAAGCGCAATACCGGCCACGGCTTTATCGACCTGATGCGCAAGTTCCGCGTGCAGCGCGCCTGCCGGTTGTTGTTGCAAAGCCAGATGTCAGTGGCGGATATCTGCTTTGAGGTGGGCTACGCCAACCTGTCCAATTTCAACCGCCACTTTCGCATCGAAATGCACCAGACGCCGAGCGAATACCGGCGGCAGACCGCACTGCATCTATTCAATCCAATCGCCAAGGTCTGAGCCTGCTGGTTTTCTGACCAAACCGTCGGCTAATTCGCTTTTTTTCCAAACAGTTCAAGCCATTGAGGAAAGTTGGTACAGCCTGTGCAAACGTTTGCGGAACGAACTTGCGCACCAAGTTCACCCTACCCGCCAAATCGGGCTCCAACCGCGTACGAATAAGGATTTTCAATGCACCCCACCTCAAGGCCCCGCGTTTGCTTCGGTGTTTCCTTGCTACTGGCCGCCGTTACGGGAGTACTCAGTGCACCCATTTTGGCGCAGGAAAAGCCCGTCGATGACTCAGCACAGGGCGAAGCCCTCAGCCCTGAGGCCAACCCGCCGGCGAAAAAAGGCGCTTATCTCTCGGAATGGTTCAATCAGGACCTGACCCTGATCGGCAGCAAAGACATCAGCTTCGGCCCCAAGCCCCAGGACGACGTCTACCTGGAATACGAATACTTCGGGCGCAAAGGGCCCTTTGAGTTGTACGGCTATATCGACGTACCGAAGATCCTCACCATCGGTAACAGCAATGACAAAGGCGTGTGGGACCATGGCTCGCCGGTGTTC from Pseudomonas synxantha harbors:
- a CDS encoding AraC family transcriptional regulator yields the protein MPVSRVQLFEHRPAELEVILPEPQHCFRWFEHDYPYELARWNHHPEFEIHLIRQGSGKLVAGDYIGAFSAGHVALIGPDLPHDWIGDLAPGEYLSGRDVVLQFDGTALLALRKALPELGDLQPLFEQARRGVEFTGEAAVNAARLMEAIGSAHGLQRLILFLQLLDILKHAPPSQAKALASPCYAPTLDARSAERINQAFDYLMRELTGDVRLSDIARQLEMSEPGFSRFFKRNTGHGFIDLMRKFRVQRACRLLLQSQMSVADICFEVGYANLSNFNRHFRIEMHQTPSEYRRQTALHLFNPIAKV